The window AATCCTGCCCCAAAAGGGCTAAGGTATTTGAATTACCTAGCAAGCCTATGCAATTTCACTTTCCAAAATCATGAAAACTAGCAATATGGATTATAAAAAGACTACTTCAACCAGTAAGAGCATTTCCTAAGCCATCTGCATGAGGGAAAGCAAACCTACAACATAGTTTAACGATAAACAGCATCAAACATCATACAATTGGTTTCAGATAATAAAATAGCAAGAAAAACAGGGTCCCAGAGTCATTTTGACCTGGAAAAACCCCTATAAATACagtagggaagaaaaaaaaaaaatcagaaattaCACTATCATAGGACTAAGAAATAGCCATTCATACTTTTGTTCCTCAATGGTATCAGAGGGTATAGCAGTTGGCAGCACAAATATTGCAAGCCAAGACTACTGCAACTATGAATCCTGAGTTACCACTTGATAGAATATAATGGACCACGTTAAGAAGTACTCTGAGATGGAGAGCTTCAACTCTTCAAACTCCAAGTCTCCAAGCTGCTGGCCCTGACAGTGATTTCCATAGagatataaatatcaaatattatactTTGATTTTAACATTTCCAACAGTAACAGCTGGAGGCTGCAATAATCAACCAAGGTGCTGGAAAGTGATTTCTTTAACTCTCTTGAATGACAAGTAGATGTGAGATGCAGTCCATGTCAGTCAAAGAGATCATTGTCAAACTCCTACAAAAGTAAAAGGAGAAATTACTCATATAAAACATAAAGACTTAAAACTTCTTTCAAGagcaaattatatatatacagagagagagagagtcaccAAGTAGAACCAGCTCTAAAGATGCAAACATCAAGCCATCCATAGGTTTGACAGTTTCTATTTCTCATTCCAAAATCTGTCTATGGAATTGAAGGGGTATAGAAGCATCTGTTGACAAGTTGAAGAACTTATGGAATTGAATGCAACTTCCCTTTGTATGAGGAACTGAAAGCAGCCCGAAGGATGATGCACCTCCAATTCCTGAACAAGCTTGAACTGATGGGAAATTCCTCACAGTTACTAGAGTCAATCTCCTCAGAGAAAAGACTCATTGGATTGTCAAGTTATTGGGTCTCAACATCAAGTTCCAACTTAATATTTTGCTAATAAGTTCAGGCCAGATGGTACCAGACTTTTAACGAACGTATCTGAGAATGGTGCAACCTTTTTGAAACCTAAACATGAATTAATTGTTTAGAGTTGAATCTTGAGCAGGATTCTTTCTTCATTCCTCAAGCTTCGATAAATTAGATCAGTCATCTCTTTTTCCGTGGCTGCAAGAATTATGTCAACGAGCTATCCACTGGAACAAGACATTCCATCATTTACAACTACAACTTCATCATCAACCATCCTACCATTATCATCAACCATAAAGGCTTGCATCCCATTCTTATGCTCAATCCAACTATAACCTGGATCCTTAACTACCTGATTGTAACTCATCAGTTCTCTAACAGCCTTGGCATCATCCCATCTTCCCAGGGAAGAATAGATGTTAGCAAGAAGCACATAAGGAGCAGAGTTTTGGGGATCCAAGTGAAAGAGCTCCTCTGCTGCTCTTCTTGCTAAGCTCACATCAGCATAAACTCTACAAGAACTGAGCAAAACCTCCCATATGATTGGATCATATTTACATGGCATCTTATCTATAAGAACTTCTGCTTCATGTAACCGACCAGCTCTGCCTAAAGAGTCAATGATGCAGGTATAATGATCTACAAGTGGTTCCACTCCATGTTCTTGCTGCATTGAATTGAATATTTTGATTCCTGTGTCAACCAATCCAGAATGGCTACAAGCGGTTAAAACAGCAACAAATGTTATGCCATCAGGTTTCTCACCTGATCCAATCATGTCTTCATAAAGAAGAACAGCCTCATCCCCACATCCGTTCTGTGCATAACCATGTATCATTTCATTCCAAGTGACAGTATTTTTACCAAGCATCATGTCAAAAACCCACCGGGCTGCATCTACATCACCACATTTAGAATACATATCAATCAGAGCACTCCCCACAAAGGCATCATTCATGTATCCTTCCCTTGCTATCTGAGAGTGAACCTGTCTGCCTTGAGACAAAGAAGATAGTTTTGCACAACAACTGAGTACAGTAGCATATGAGAATTGCGAAGGAAACATCCCCTTTTCTCGCATCTTCTTGAAGAAAGTAAAAGCTTCCTTGTCTAGAGAATTGAGCGAGAGACCTGCCATCATAGAATTCCAGCAGACAATATCCAGTTCAGCTATTCTGTCAAAAATACGCTTTGCCATCTCGACCTTCCCACACTTTGAATACATGCCAATAAGTCCACTGGCAAGATATATGTCAGTACGAAAGACAGCCTTTTGTGAGACAGCATGGACCTGTCTTCCACCTTCCAGAAGCATCATCCCTGCAAGTGAGCTCAGTATAATTGCCAAAGTAGTGCGATCAGGGTGGACACTTCGAAATTGCATTTCCCTGAAAAGTTTTACTGCCTCCTTGTGGTTCTCATTCTGGGAATACCCAGAAAGTATAGTGTTCCATGAACTCAAGCTTGGGGATGACATCCCATCAAACATTTGGCGCCCAGCTTCGATATCACCAGACTTTATGCATGCCACAAGCATATTGACATACGTGATCTCATCTGGCTCGAAACCATGATACTGCATTCTCTGCAGGTACTCTATGGCTTTACTGCTTTGGGATTTTTGGCCATACCCAGCTATCATAACATTCCATGAAACAACACTGACTTCGGGCATATTAACAAAAATCATCTCAGCACTATCCATGTTCCCATTCTTTGCATACATATCAAGCAATGAATTATTTAAATGAAGATCTGATTCAAATCCATGTTTAATTGTGAGACAGTGCACCTGTTGCCCATGCACATCAGATGAAAGCACATCATTTGAGTCATGAAGACCAAATTCCCCACATCCTCCTCTGGAACAAACACCCAAAACGCTTGACAGTGAGACAGAATCAACATGAATTCTATTTCTTAGCATCAACCTAAACAGTCTGAAAGCCTCGTTGACTTGATCACTGTCTGCCAACCCACCCATCATCGCTGTAAAAGAGACCTCATTAGGTTCTGGCACATCCCCAAAAGCTTGAATTGCATCCCCAATACACCTACACTTAGCATACATGCCCAACAACGCATTACCCACATATATATTGTTATCAAGGCCAATTTTAATAGAAATCCCATGACATCTCCTACCGCACTCTACATCAACCAATGCACCACACGCACTCAAAACACTAGCCAAAGTAAAATGGGTGGGCACGAATCCTTCCCGACTCATCCTGTAATAAACACCTAAAGCCTTCTGTTCAAACCCATTTCGAGTTAAGGCACTAATCAAAGTGTTCCACGAGACAATATTCCTTTCGGGCATTTCTGCGAACAACACATGAGCATCTTCTAACTCACTAGCTTTACAATAAGCACCTAGTATAGCATTCCAAGTATAAATGTCCCTTTTGGGCATTTGATCGAACAGGCGGCGAGAAGCATCAATTGCATTGCATTTGGCATAGAATTCAATGAGACGATTGGAGAGGAAGGTATCGTCAGAGAGACGTGAGCGGAGCATATGGGCATGGATGAGCTTGCCTGCTAGGTGGGCTTTCTTGTCTATGCAAGTCTGCAAGAGACTTGCCAAGTAGGTTGTCTTAGTTTCCATTGTTGGCGCCAAAGATCTTTTCAAAACAGGGTCAAGACCAATTTCAATAGCAATTCCGTGGTCCACTTTTGGATCAAATTATCCCCACATCACATCAACTGGAAAATTTTATTCACAAGCTTTCCAGTTCAAACCTTTGATGAGATTCTCTTTTTCTCGTCTTTGAAGTCTTTCTTTCTTCGTAACCCCCTCCCTATGTGTCGATTGAAACCCACTGCTCTCAGCCAAACTCTTATTCAATTCGTtggtttttgaaagaaaaaagagcggaaaagagaagaaaagtgaaggaaaaggAATAggcaaagaaagaaatatataggcaaaaaaaaaaaaaggaaaacatatttaaaaaaaaaaaaaaaaaaaaggaaaacatatttatttttaattgttttaggttattttaaaaaataattatataaatacgaagaacgattaaaaataagacattgaatataaaagttatttttaaaaagatttgagGTTGTCAAACAAGCTTTTTGTTATGAAATATTAaggaacaatttttaaaaactattttttagaattgtattTTAAAACACTTATCAAAAGGAGTCTATGTTTGTTTGGTAAGGATAAAAATGGGATAGGTTTCTTTGTACTACCCGTCCTCGTCTCGtctctaatgaaatgaatttgaaatttaaataaacgggTTTAGGATaactttaggatttttttttaaaactcaagaTGGGTTCGGGACATGTTTAGGTATTGCCTTGTCCCGCCTTGccctaattatatataaaattaattttaaaaattaatttaatttaatttttatttttctatttttaatatatagatgatgatgataataataataataataaaaatatttatcaataaaataagttataaaaaattataataatttaattatttataaaatatatttattttaatgtaattaaaaaaattataataattttaaaatttttgaaaattttcaaaaaataattaaatggtaTATGGCGAGGGTGAGTATGAGAATTTCTCATACTTGCCTTCTCACACccagtttaattttttaatgaaatatggatgaaaattattttaaataaatgagggGGTTGGGATGGGAGTTGACTCGTCTCAAACCCACCCCGTTATCATTCCTATTGTtggataactatttttaaaaataattgtaaaaaatataattttaccttGTTTAGTTTTCTAAGgacaaatgaaagaaaactaaaatcaatataaaaataatctcTAGCATTGATTCttcataattaatataataaaattatttataatattaatttataattgacATGAGTTTAAAATTAGGTGATTTGACTTAGATCGACattttaaaactaatataattaaattatttataacattaatttataattaaaacgagtttaaaattaagtaatctGAAGAAAATTTAAATGCAAATAAAATTTAGCATAATCATTATTTATTGGTGAAgttgaaatgttttcaaaaatgaaattaagctAGCACTTGATTCCTTTAAAAATAGATGCATTTAAAATGCACACACATGTATTATCATTTTTCCTAACATCTAGAGGAgcatgtataaaataaaatacaaacatgCTATCCTAAGAAATGACAAGAAGCATGCTTGCAAACTAGCAATGACAATGACATAATCATAGTGCACAAGTACTTCTTTCCGGTTTAAGTCTCACCTAGAAAATATGTTACTTATTGAGTTTATTTTACATGGATTGTGGGATCAATTTCGAAGGAACATAACATATTAACACAAGGTTGAAAAGAcaaatgaatagaaaaagtccAACCTCATGCTAGGAAAAATCTTTTCAGCaaaaaattaaactcattagACTTTAGATACAATTcaacttatattttttaagcATCAGACTTTAGATCTTAATGCTTTTATAGAcaaatttagttttttcttaatTACTTCTTTCCACTTTGGCCAAGTATTTCCACGTCAACATTCTTGCacaatttatgatttaaaatctttataattCTTTTCATTTAGAAGGAAGATGTACTGTCTATGacaatattatattatttgataatgtcTCATTCTTGATATTTATAGAACTTACAAACATTTTTTACCTTTTGGGTACCTATGACTCTTTAAGAGTTATTGCTAAATTTATTCATCTTGGGGGACTATCTATTCAATTTGTGCATTTTCAAGGACAACCTATCCCTCCTCTTCAAGgtctatttatttaatcaattttatattgATTAGTGCATTCTCATCATTTCTTGGATGAGCATGAACTCTTTAATAATGTTAATCTTTGCATACATGTACATTTTCTTGTGGACTTTCCACTTCCACGGAATGTCTTTTAAGCCGACATGTTAATATCAACTCATATTcgttgataaaatattttaagaattttcacgttacatatatatatatatatatatgagacaACTTGagattattatattatatgtaaAGAAGTAATAAAAAGGAGGTTGAATAAAATTCACTATTTATGTCATATCATGTTTAGTCAAACATAATATATGATAAGTAAAATGATAACTTATCttatccatttaaaaaatatgagaaatgatATGTTATCTTATATCTTATTTCATATCATATTATATCTACTCAATCAAACACGGGTTTAAGTGATGTTTAGTAGAGGTTGAATAGAATATAATATGATATGTAGATTTTAAGATATCATATTTGACgtgatttatatattttaggaTATTATTTCCAAGGAAATATGATATCTTTTAATATTCGATtcatttttgcaaatttaattaCCCATTTAACCGTACATCTCTTATATGTGaaaattttcttccaaaatGTTTAGTTCTgatttagatacacttgtagtttctatttttaaaaataaaaattggttgtAAATTCTATATGAAGTATGGTTACTCTTGTATGAACATACCTTATGTTGGAATCCGTGTAACAATTAATGgcgaaaaatagaaaaatgagaaagaagaacacaaagatttaacgtggttcgactaattgcctacgtccacgggaACAAGGAAAGAGGATTTTCACTATGTTTAAAATTAGGACTAcataaaaagatatttatacTAACCCTTATGAATGAAATTTCATAAATACCCCTAAACCGTACCGCATGGAGCATTACCCCCCGCACCCCCCCAATCTATCGTTCgccccacaaaaaaaaaaaaagtacaagcCTGAATGGCAAATGCCATCGCTCGATTCCATTCCACTTCGCTTCGCTCCGACATTtgcccatttttctccatatgtctTTTCGCTCAAATATGAGCC of the Vitis vinifera cultivar Pinot Noir 40024 chromosome 10, ASM3070453v1 genome contains:
- the LOC100259353 gene encoding pentatricopeptide repeat-containing protein At4g20770, with protein sequence METKTTYLASLLQTCIDKKAHLAGKLIHAHMLRSRLSDDTFLSNRLIEFYAKCNAIDASRRLFDQMPKRDIYTWNAILGAYCKASELEDAHVLFAEMPERNIVSWNTLISALTRNGFEQKALGVYYRMSREGFVPTHFTLASVLSACGALVDVECGRRCHGISIKIGLDNNIYVGNALLGMYAKCRCIGDAIQAFGDVPEPNEVSFTAMMGGLADSDQVNEAFRLFRLMLRNRIHVDSVSLSSVLGVCSRGGCGEFGLHDSNDVLSSDVHGQQVHCLTIKHGFESDLHLNNSLLDMYAKNGNMDSAEMIFVNMPEVSVVSWNVMIAGYGQKSQSSKAIEYLQRMQYHGFEPDEITYVNMLVACIKSGDIEAGRQMFDGMSSPSLSSWNTILSGYSQNENHKEAVKLFREMQFRSVHPDRTTLAIILSSLAGMMLLEGGRQVHAVSQKAVFRTDIYLASGLIGMYSKCGKVEMAKRIFDRIAELDIVCWNSMMAGLSLNSLDKEAFTFFKKMREKGMFPSQFSYATVLSCCAKLSSLSQGRQVHSQIAREGYMNDAFVGSALIDMYSKCGDVDAARWVFDMMLGKNTVTWNEMIHGYAQNGCGDEAVLLYEDMIGSGEKPDGITFVAVLTACSHSGLVDTGIKIFNSMQQEHGVEPLVDHYTCIIDSLGRAGRLHEAEVLIDKMPCKYDPIIWEVLLSSCRVYADVSLARRAAEELFHLDPQNSAPYVLLANIYSSLGRWDDAKAVRELMSYNQVVKDPGYSWIEHKNGMQAFMVDDNGRMVDDEVVVVNDGMSCSSG